A window of Equus caballus isolate H_3958 breed thoroughbred chromosome 21, TB-T2T, whole genome shotgun sequence genomic DNA:
tctgccaggtccttccggccagctctgtaagctagaaatgAGGGCACTGGGTCACAGCCGTGAAGGCGGGGGCCTagggctctggcaggaggctgcgtgcagtgtgcctttaggggagaccgtttgaggtcagactctggagcccaggcaccagtgcccaaggccacgggatccctgacggggatggcaaggctgctgatgggttgaggtttgtcgtggaccaagtgcttcaacctccaccacagcccacatgcccctgctgggcaacaccctgttccggacgcctgctggcctgggccttggttccgcgcacagcatctggcaagcactcaggttttcctctccttgccGGGAGCCTcgctgagggctctgtttcctgagggacaggctctgtccctggcatcctcgagcccacggagctgggcgctcagggacaggaggtgcaggccagctctggggcacagggctgaatggcaggagcttgcttacctttcaaagctccccttttcttcctgctcctgctgctcctccctctcggctccacttgacgctgaggtgagagaaaagacaagaaactgcggggtctgagccccaaggctccctctcctctctctggaccagccgcAGACGCACAGCGTTTGTGAGCGGGATGACTGCCTaccctgaactcctggggctctggggtgttccttcccttttacttccttttgaagtggataactgaacacaaaatggacgtttgctgtcttccttctctgaggatcgtaagcaggtccccatgtgggaccaGCGTGCATCTTCTGTCACTGTTCCTCTGCTCGAGAAGCGCGCGCCTTCTCAGAGGTACAGGATCgtgtgagcttcctcagggaggactctgcttcctgaggctacagccccactccaggtcctgcccagaggctctcgggggctcagctgtgccctcagatcaaccacgacagagaaaaggcccgcctgagacacctgccccggggaggtggctggggaacgggtgctcagggcctgtcttcccacagatccCACTCGGCATCCCGTCCGTGGCCACTGGTCGCTGGCCTCTGgggcctttccctggagccctctaccacaccgggactcctgctcggaggtcttcggaccgaaatccctgtgcccactctcccccctgcccacccaacctggctggtctctagaaggatgatgttctgttctttcccgtccctggggtccctctagttgattcagagaagtggaaatcacagtaaaagaggagagagactcgtcttctggtgggtctgggtccaggatttcttaccttcctgacgtttctcctttTGTCAGTTGGTTGTGAGGGCGAATTcctcttgggggagggggggaagaacaggaggaagagccccagtccatacaggatgcggaggatggtcccaatcacccaggaggcgGCACTGGAGCTCAAGCAGGTAGCAACAATGCTTTGTAGACgtaagataggagtttccatgtCTCAAGTCTAgtcctactctcaggcaactgagcgctgggagtgacttggagattagaaccccacgccctcatcgtggaactgtggccgtgtcacgggggctcctgaggggggaggggggaggggcaggcgagaggagggcagccgattggaccccagcccctgcgccgccaactggcctccaactgcctccctccaccctcctgggccttctagaccttagctggttttctgtttcttccacctggaagccagctgtcgcccggttccttgcctctcctggattcttggtttgaagccacctatctcagggcctttgaaagtctgcagttctcccaggaattcgaGCTAGTTCCCAGGGACTCACACCctcattctcctctgtcctcaactccgactgttgttttcacctcacttattgactctgtgtgtgcgtgccaGGACACTGAAGTGCTGCTCTCTTAGCTGATCTCAGTTATAGAATGCAGCGTTCTCGACTCTAGTCACCACGTCAGACATgagatcctcagagctccttgatctcagggctgagagttggtcccctttgacctgcctctccctctccctcccactccacagccgctggccaccacttttgtactctctgtttctgtgaattgacCTTTCTTTTGTCGTTTTTCGAGTTCACGTGCTAAGCGACCCCAGGCagtatctgtcttcctctgtctggcttgttccactgagcgtaacgcccgccaggttcatcgatgttgtgccagtctccactccatttgtccacgtaacaagcttttggtttcgtcaatctggaagtcccactttattttacgcttgtttggctttgaatatgaacgttgttattgtttcgatcaacctttgccatcttcGCTCAGGACGACTCAcccaaaaatggaaactaatcatTTCTTACGGAACATAAGCATAATCAAAATTTAAGTAACTAAACCTCCCAGTAATGTGTTTTATGTTAGTCgcatttctacttctgaagtgagaaagccttcaccaagacttatgggacgtgctggacacacacacacacacacacacacagacacacacacacgcgcgcccATACATAACGCAGGCGTGGACACATTTGCACAGACCAATTCAGGCCTTTCCAACCAGAGAATTCagcacattctcattttctctaagcttttctgtcgtcttgaccctgtttcttctcattccgcCCGAAATAGACCGTCTTCCGTTTCCAGAGTTtagacggctgtgtggcccagcccgaagccgggcacggctcgagtgagctgaagtgctgctcttgagagcggacgttggggccgggtccgtggcccgggttggagtccagtctgaggcagccctttctggtctccccggtttgcccgccacgcgatctctttctcagagttggccttgccttccccttcctgccccctccgggcccccggagcctcgagtcttgcctgaacctgtagaaagagggcccttcgagtcctagaggaattccctggtgacatcatcggacatgcctttttcagtgagaactgggggttcacttagggattgtactttttggtcaacgtgttaacttttcagactcgttggacaggtagtgcttagatatccgggtttatagttattacacagctatccatacacacagcgacggagagagactcttttaagtgataatagggtaatcttacttataccaaaagcgttaaggtctacgttgttcttactagcttcacatgataaatacgttcccgatttacgaatgtgtgtgatcacagcagaatttgcaacagggtaactctcttagcaggccccaagatgatctttaacgtctttctcaacagttaaaacaactttgttcttctgaagtccaacaaagacctttttctggagctgggactcctaattgggacgcttggctagcgtatgactgtgaccagagtcccacattcaggctctcgcacgcaagagttctggactcagggcctcctcaaagccagctgcccaggtcagggactgacatgactcgggcctcccgcgtgttccctgaattggcctgcctgccagctcagagagaggatgaggagcgaatgtgttttaaaatgcaaatcaatcggaaagctcttccgggaaacctgacccacctggaacagtgtcaatagtagaggggaacccctggtattaaataaagaccgcccaccccaaatttagggaaattggattgtttccctgacatacacgatgatttctatctctgtcatagcagaagacagaagtacaggaattgcctgctgctccgatattaagacgagtttcagaaaggttcccttttctcttccgttcaatagagaagcgataggagggccaggaacgcactgacattttcttgctctgttgggattcattggattccgttaccatttaatctagcgattctgcgctagtactcaagtgagaaactgcagttgtgtgttcattcccaaataatttgagtccacagcaaccatgagctagtttcttcttaattcaagtggaaatccagttcattcaggggacctgctccgcaggtgcggatctctgtctacttaatgttctctggagacgaagaacaaagagcttgtgacaggttgaaggtcaggggtctcctgtccagatacgttctgacagtgttttattcaatgtggtgatacctggccctcccacgtcctcggcacctgtcgtgcgttaggtaacggcatttttttcctgaggaaatggctcaAATCCAAGATACCGTGTTAGGtttactctctctgccctgtttcgccCTTTCAGCCTCTAACCCGTGTTGCATTTGCTTGTGAGATCCTGGAGGCGGGTTCATTTTCACACCATCACTGCCATTGATACTTACTGGGCAGgcaaatttcagttcacccaaaagccttcacagagaagctcatggcaggtttatttctaaggggtgaaatcgtaaaaatcaaaaaatgtcaTCCGGTAGGTAAGCGGTTAAACTCTAGTGGCACTTTATTCTCCTTCCCCGGCGTCCCACCCTAGGCGCACAGTGTCCCACCCACCGTCAGGTGGTGaccccacacactcacccccggctccgttccccaggaggagaaggcaggggcaggagagcagggctctgagctcctctgggcagaggggtgaggcccacagcagcacgcgtgctccccacccgcccgccctcagagccgggagcgcagccatccttgtcgctgctgctccagactgtgacaagcacagagggacggggacgctgggccgagagggatgcgcaggcccatctccacggcagcttcagcagggagaggagcagctcCCGGGGCAGCGTCCTCACCTATTCCCAGCGAGAGCTCGGGGTGCAGGGCAAGCTTCCTCGccctccggactcagggccagcactgccccacactcccctccccactctgtgacctgtgagcctgTCTCTACGCTtgctggagcctctgcaaagcccctccctacagccccacaagttcaagggccagagaacgcaggagaggacaggcggggcccatcgtgggcttggggtcttagaggttttgctcatctggaaagaGCCCAAAGCTTCCATTGGTTTTTGTAAGGACGGTGTGATGGGGACTTGAGGTgcaatgggggagctggggcgagggcaggtgagccacgctgcagtcggcctccccccatggccctgtcccttctggaagccaaagcagacgctcaggaagggCGGAGCCTGACCCCGTTCTTTCCccctagcagggcacagacagaagccacgacctctagggagaaaacaagtgtatttggggaaaattggggtagGAGGACAGCATTAGCACGGAGGGTGGGATAAGGAGCAAAACCAGGTTTTCTGTTCGTCCGCTTGCCCGTTCGGGCAGAGAAGCGTTCCTACGAGGAAagctgtgtcaggcacagtctgCTCATCCCGGGAGAGGCATATCTGAGGAGAGCGTggcgggtaatggattggctgaggcagctgccaccctcagcccaggctggcagggtttggccgGGGACCGCGGCTGCCCGGATGGCAGGGTCCCGTCGCCATGCCTGCTCTGATCCATCCCCTCGTATTCGGACAGTTGTGGTCCCTGGAGGTGGGTTGGGGACTGTCCTCTGTgattgttctcctctgctctggggaggagggaacgtcGTGGTGACAGGTATGTCCGGCTTGCCAGGCCTGAAATGGGTTTTGCgatgcttctgctgggaggccagaagttctcggccagcctcagtttccctcccaggacgcagacacaggatgtcactgtcgatggcgcctgaacagccccgccatccgacgccgagctgtgtgtgacccgtgcccggctctgggcggtggctgaggcgggcttgcctttgcgaggggctcctctggtgcttcctccttgttgggcctcaggcagggcaggaggcgtctcaacatttttctgagagggctgTCGCGAGGATCCTCTTCCTTTGCAGGCGGGGGCTGGAGGGGTTTGGTCTCGAGGGTGTCTCCCACGTCCCCGACCTGGCTccgagactgggaccctgactccccgtccagtgttgccaccccgcggcagggctctggtgaggccccacccctgctctcctcccgaGGCTCTTCCCTGGCCACGGGGGACCCTGAAGTCGGCCCCCGacggccttgctcggcccccacgaaggtcccaccccgcccttttctctctgagaggcCGCGTGGGAAGCttggagaaggcggccggccctcctgtcccgagagagaggcttctgagggcccactgccatcgccaggtagggtccctcccagggccttctgattttcctcacacacaggtgagggagcagggaggggacgggccagcctgggaactgaTGGTTTGGTCGTCCAAGTTAAGACCTGGTCACccggaggaggctcaagaggttttcccgTCAAGTGTGCAGAGTCAGCTTTCGAGGGGGCCCCAGAATCACAGGTGgctgcggggggcagaggggaccgtggaagggccgagggttgagcctcacatgcttccagagctgcaggccccaagggcaggaggggtaggccccagcggaaattcagcccagacgtgataGTGTGTGCTGGGAGCATCTGAGGAGTGCGTGGATCGTCTTGTTCTTCTTCCCAGACCTCCGTTTGCATGCTCTCCGTGA
This region includes:
- the LOC138919832 gene encoding spermatogenesis-associated protein 31E1-like, with translation METPILRLQSIVATCLSSSAASWVIGTILRILYGLGLFLLFFPPSPKRNSPSQPTDKRRNVRKRQVEPRGRSSRSRKKRGALKAYRAGRKDLAEVGGLRSLSPSSPGRLSCKGCFHRLTSQASPGEACKTASARVRQPRGKPVQGAPLTTAPALSLALLTQRTLPWASTLPAEPPSALTTTPLRPVATSSAPAHSCWPFPNSGHGRVSCRVETFPSRWNTIQVLFFPVPSHFGSQQGPLSCHPPVASFWGGPTHRQGETDSPSVANPDAQKLLETDITESMQTEVWEEEQDDPRTPQMLPAHTITSGLNFRWGLPLLPLGPAALEACEAQPSALPRSPLPPAATCDSGAPSKADSAHLTGKPLEPPPGDQVLTWTTKPSVPRLARPLPAPSPVCEENQKALGGTLPGDGSGPSEASLSGQEGRPPSPSFPRGLSERKGRGGTFVGAEQGRRGPTSGSPVAREEPREESRGGASPEPCRGVATLDGESGSQSRSQVGDVGDTLETKPLQPPPAKEEDPRDSPLRKMLRRLLPCLRPNKEEAPEEPLAKASPPQPPPRAGHGSHTARRRMAGLFRRHRQ